In Schistosoma mansoni, WGS project CABG00000000 data, supercontig 0041, strain Puerto Rico, whole genome shotgun sequence, a single window of DNA contains:
- a CDS encoding rab-18, putative — protein MAGEESIKIKLILLGDSGVGKTSLIRRFVDDRFIHNEAATIGFDFKPYQMVVDGRTIQFNIWDTAGVERYSSYLTPSLYRHAHGALFVYDVTSVQSLSGVKYWVEQTRQFCGSRLLKMLVGNKIDLDNRMVSKKEGSDFARSIGSIFVETSAKTSENVRDAFVELVRKILQDPEFLSSTTTTSQPPQGVSLKSTQPSGSLTCPC, from the exons ATGGCCGGTGAAGAAtcgataaaaattaaattaatcctGTTGGGAGATTCAGGTGTTGGGAAGACAAG TTTAATTCGTCGATTTGTTGATGACCGATTCATACACAATGAAGCGGCGACAATCGGTTTTGATTTCAAACCATATCAAATGGTTGTAGATGGAAGAACAATTCAGTTTAATATATGG GACACAGCTGGTGTTGAACGATACAGCAGTTACTTGACTCCTTCTCTTTACCGCCACGCTCATGGTGCTCTTTTTG TATACGATGTTACTTCCGTACAAAGTCTTTCCGGAGTGAAATACTGGGTAGAACAAACTAGACAATTTTGTGGTAGTCGACTTTTAAAAATGCTTGTTGGTAATAAAATTGACTTG GATAATCGCATGGTTTCAAAAAAAGAAGGTTCCGATTTCGCACGAAGTATAGGGTCAATTTTTGTTGAAACCAGTGCAAAAACAAGTGAAAATGTTCGTGATGCTTTTGTAGAACTTGTTCGTAAa ATACTTCAAGATCCTGAATTCctgtcatcaacaacaacaacatcacaaCCACCTCAAGGAGTATCCCTTAAATCCACTCAACCCAGCGGATCACTAACATGTCCTTGTTAA